Proteins encoded together in one Citromicrobium bathyomarinum window:
- a CDS encoding helix-turn-helix transcriptional regulator — translation MRGRELVGKNIKRLRVAQGISQEQLAFDASIDRSFLGGIERCDENPSVDTLDKIASVLSVNIAELFVPTAVHENISGLRPGRKKQS, via the coding sequence ATGCGAGGCCGCGAACTTGTGGGGAAAAACATCAAACGTCTTCGGGTGGCGCAAGGCATTTCGCAGGAGCAACTGGCGTTCGATGCATCGATAGATCGGTCTTTCCTCGGCGGCATCGAGCGCTGCGACGAGAACCCGAGTGTGGATACGCTAGACAAGATCGCATCCGTCCTATCGGTCAATATCGCTGAGCTTTTTGTACCGACCGCTGTGCACGAGAATATCTCGGGCTTGCGTCCCGGCAGGAAAAAGCAGTCCTAA
- a CDS encoding IS5 family transposase, with amino-acid sequence MWTDTSRQQHSRPGLRYPSDLRDAEWALIEPLLPPAKPGGRPRCADLREVMNAILYLATSGCQWRMLPKDFPPLSTVQRYFYAWRDSGLWQTINHLLVMAARQIEGREASPSAGVIDSQSVKTTESGGPRGYDAGKKIMGRKRHIITDTLGLMLFVTIHAASIQDRDGAVDLIKAIRYRFPWLRHLFADGGYAGDKLIGALQGHGQWTLEIVRRCDTARGFVLLPRRWVVERTFAWLGRCRRLAKDWERTIESSTAWTTIAHIRRLTRLIASHCQIA; translated from the coding sequence ATGTGGACCGATACCTCCCGGCAGCAGCATAGCCGCCCGGGTCTACGTTATCCAAGCGATTTGCGCGATGCCGAGTGGGCCTTGATCGAGCCTCTGTTGCCGCCCGCGAAACCTGGCGGCAGGCCGCGCTGCGCCGACCTGCGCGAGGTGATGAACGCGATCCTCTATCTGGCAACAAGCGGTTGCCAATGGCGGATGCTGCCCAAGGATTTCCCTCCGCTCTCGACGGTTCAACGCTATTTCTATGCCTGGCGCGACAGCGGCCTATGGCAGACGATCAATCACCTGCTGGTGATGGCTGCGCGCCAGATCGAAGGGCGCGAGGCCAGCCCCAGCGCCGGGGTGATCGATAGCCAGAGCGTCAAGACCACCGAGAGTGGCGGCCCACGGGGCTACGATGCGGGCAAGAAGATCATGGGACGCAAGCGTCACATCATCACCGATACGCTCGGACTGATGTTGTTCGTCACCATCCACGCTGCCAGCATTCAGGATCGCGACGGGGCGGTCGATCTCATCAAGGCAATCCGCTACCGCTTCCCGTGGCTGCGCCACCTCTTCGCCGATGGGGGCTACGCAGGCGACAAGCTCATCGGCGCGCTTCAAGGGCATGGGCAATGGACGCTCGAGATCGTGCGCCGCTGCGACACCGCCAGGGGCTTTGTTCTGCTCCCGCGCCGCTGGGTGGTCGAGCGCACCTTCGCCTGGCTCGGCAGATGTCGACGGCTCGCAAAGGACTGGGAAAGAACTATCGAAAGTTCCACCGCATGGACTACCATCGCCCACATCCGCCGCCTCACCCGCCTCATCGCAAGCCACTGCCAGATCGCATAA
- a CDS encoding DNA polymerase domain-containing protein, producing the protein MTIPVTDELPISLRAYAVRADNRSGPSRSHKRSEIEASEWHLIFDCETRVDPAQSLRFGAYQIRQSGALMEQGLFYAPENVTRAELAQIRSYADENHLECLTQTEFVEAILFTIGYDYRGTIVGFNLPFDISRIAIKSSSARGKMKGGFSFTLSEDKRRPNLQVKHISAKAAFIQFAAPMKSRTNRSRVKLGKREPIQRGHFIDCKTLANALLARSFSLASLCEALGVENSKIEYSDFEAPISDDFIGYALRDVQATWECYCELIERFDQLALAGTSPEKIYSEASLGKACLKAMGVKPWRECQPDFDPAIIGKVMSAYYGGRSEVHIRREERQVMLCDFLSMYPTVCTLMGLWSFVTSEGVEVHDATEKAKAILLGDILSELRCTQFWRGLTILVRVIPVGDIFPVRAKYADAQQATIGLNYLTNERGQWFTLADCLASTLLSGKPPNVIEAIEFRQSGTQAKLSGFDVGGNAAYSIHPKRDDFYKRLIELRQDTKAKLEQAKPDERAMLGIRQHALKIMANATSYGIFVEMNVENAKADERVDVFAGDEHAFASFPSKIEEPGTFFHPLLATLITGAARLMLAITEKLAIERGLEWAFCDTDSMALAKPRRMGEERFQSAVQEIIDWFGALNPYDFEGSILKSEGVNFATDSSGRHEQLYCLAISAKRYALYNRGDDEMPIIRKASAHGLGHLRAPYDERNPSRSIPKPKAKFAEMGISLWQHDLWFNIIGAIRSERPELVDFGFHPSLQLPAISRYAATSPTVLRWFNHFNEDKNYSDQVKPFGFLTALFATSIEVGATSGIEGQKRKAKKVSCAPISPFETDPAKAANQAFDRETGDFVPIEKLKTFAQAMAQYHLQPENKFLNGNFRDSGETERRHICAVSAVHIGKEANDLERQASIGFDPSAQPLYGLHPDQTAELQGELKRLCEVFSTYQISTYAGITAKKLSDFLNADCTSQQARHEASELEKITRYFRRKERRECEQLEKLEKLIADSGLRKAARKLCVDPSNLRRNILKRRSCITKADNPATSRLQLPLHREDS; encoded by the coding sequence ATGACGATCCCAGTCACCGATGAGCTGCCTATCTCTCTCCGCGCTTATGCCGTGCGAGCCGACAATCGGAGCGGGCCATCGCGAAGCCACAAGAGATCAGAAATCGAGGCCTCGGAATGGCATCTGATCTTCGATTGCGAAACGCGGGTCGATCCGGCGCAATCTCTTCGCTTTGGCGCATACCAGATCAGACAATCGGGTGCGCTGATGGAACAAGGGCTGTTTTATGCGCCGGAGAATGTGACACGAGCCGAGCTTGCGCAAATCAGAAGTTACGCCGACGAGAATCATCTCGAATGCCTAACGCAGACCGAATTTGTCGAAGCCATCCTTTTTACGATTGGATACGATTATCGCGGTACGATTGTCGGCTTCAATTTGCCTTTCGATATCTCGCGAATAGCGATCAAATCCAGCTCAGCTCGCGGCAAGATGAAGGGCGGATTCTCTTTCACGCTAAGCGAGGATAAGCGCCGCCCCAATCTTCAGGTCAAACACATTTCCGCCAAGGCTGCCTTCATCCAGTTTGCGGCCCCAATGAAGAGCCGAACCAATCGGAGCAGGGTCAAGCTTGGTAAGAGGGAGCCAATCCAGCGAGGTCATTTCATCGATTGCAAAACACTGGCGAATGCCTTGCTCGCTAGATCATTTTCGCTCGCCTCGCTTTGTGAGGCGTTGGGCGTCGAGAACAGCAAAATCGAATATTCCGATTTCGAAGCGCCGATATCGGATGATTTTATCGGCTACGCTTTGCGCGACGTTCAAGCGACTTGGGAGTGCTATTGCGAGCTGATTGAGCGTTTCGATCAGCTTGCATTAGCGGGCACATCGCCAGAGAAAATCTACAGCGAAGCGAGTCTGGGAAAGGCTTGCTTGAAAGCGATGGGCGTGAAACCTTGGCGCGAATGCCAGCCTGATTTTGATCCGGCGATCATCGGCAAAGTCATGTCAGCCTATTATGGCGGACGCTCGGAAGTGCACATTAGACGCGAAGAGCGCCAAGTGATGCTCTGCGATTTCCTATCGATGTATCCGACTGTTTGCACCCTCATGGGTCTTTGGTCGTTCGTAACTTCGGAGGGAGTCGAAGTTCATGACGCGACAGAGAAAGCTAAAGCGATCTTGTTGGGGGACATTCTCAGCGAGCTTCGGTGCACGCAGTTTTGGAGAGGACTTACGATCCTCGTCCGGGTCATTCCGGTAGGCGATATCTTCCCTGTCAGAGCGAAGTATGCCGATGCGCAGCAGGCCACCATCGGCCTAAACTATTTAACCAATGAGCGCGGTCAGTGGTTCACGCTTGCCGACTGTCTTGCCTCCACCTTGCTTTCTGGCAAACCTCCCAACGTCATTGAGGCAATCGAATTCAGGCAATCCGGCACGCAAGCAAAGCTCAGTGGCTTCGACGTCGGTGGCAATGCGGCTTACTCGATCCACCCCAAGCGAGACGATTTCTACAAACGCCTGATTGAGCTTAGACAGGATACAAAGGCGAAGCTTGAACAAGCCAAGCCCGATGAAAGAGCGATGCTCGGCATCCGGCAGCACGCTCTCAAAATCATGGCGAATGCCACTAGCTACGGCATTTTCGTTGAGATGAATGTCGAGAATGCAAAGGCCGACGAAAGGGTCGATGTGTTTGCCGGGGATGAGCATGCTTTCGCCAGCTTCCCTTCCAAGATCGAGGAACCTGGCACCTTCTTCCACCCGCTCCTAGCGACACTCATCACCGGAGCTGCGCGGCTAATGCTTGCGATCACAGAGAAGCTAGCAATCGAGCGTGGATTGGAATGGGCGTTTTGCGATACCGACAGCATGGCTTTGGCAAAGCCTAGGCGCATGGGCGAAGAGCGATTTCAAAGCGCGGTGCAAGAAATCATCGATTGGTTTGGCGCACTCAATCCGTACGATTTTGAAGGGTCGATCCTGAAGAGCGAAGGCGTCAATTTTGCTACGGATAGTAGCGGCAGACACGAGCAGCTATACTGCCTAGCGATCTCCGCGAAGCGATATGCTCTCTACAATCGCGGCGATGATGAAATGCCGATCATTCGCAAAGCCTCCGCGCATGGCTTGGGACATTTGCGCGCGCCCTATGACGAGCGAAATCCGTCGCGTTCGATACCCAAACCGAAGGCGAAATTTGCCGAGATGGGCATTTCGCTGTGGCAGCACGATCTTTGGTTCAACATTATCGGGGCGATTAGAAGCGAGCGGCCAGAATTAGTCGATTTTGGTTTTCACCCTTCATTGCAATTGCCAGCAATCAGCAGATACGCGGCGACCTCTCCTACCGTGCTGCGGTGGTTCAACCATTTTAATGAGGATAAAAACTACAGCGATCAGGTGAAGCCATTTGGATTTCTGACTGCGCTGTTTGCAACTTCGATTGAAGTAGGAGCGACATCGGGAATCGAGGGCCAAAAGCGGAAAGCGAAAAAGGTTTCTTGCGCTCCCATTTCGCCCTTTGAAACCGATCCCGCCAAAGCAGCTAATCAGGCCTTTGACCGGGAAACTGGCGATTTCGTCCCTATTGAGAAGCTCAAAACCTTCGCGCAAGCAATGGCGCAATATCATTTGCAGCCAGAAAACAAGTTTCTGAACGGGAATTTTCGCGATAGTGGCGAGACTGAAAGAAGGCACATTTGTGCAGTCAGTGCCGTCCATATTGGGAAAGAAGCCAACGATTTGGAGCGACAGGCAAGCATTGGCTTCGATCCATCGGCGCAACCTCTTTATGGGTTGCACCCCGACCAGACAGCCGAATTGCAAGGCGAACTGAAGCGCCTGTGCGAAGTGTTCAGCACATACCAAATTTCCACTTATGCCGGGATCACAGCTAAGAAACTCTCAGATTTTCTGAATGCCGATTGCACCAGTCAGCAGGCGAGGCACGAAGCATCGGAGCTGGAAAAAATAACGCGCTATTTTCGCCGAAAGGAACGACGAGAATGTGAACAGCTCGAAAAGCTCGAAAAGCTTATCGCGGATTCCGGCTTACGGAAAGCAGCCAGAAAATTATGCGTTGATCCGTCGAACCTTCGCCGCAATATTCTGAAGCGTCGCTCTTGCATAACCAAGGCTGATAACCCTGCTACCAGTAGATTGCAATTACCTCTACATCGAGAAGATTCTTAG
- the cas1 gene encoding CRISPR-associated endonuclease Cas1 yields MRADLSKRSAFAADLIRRKIISSIPTLEVHIPPSKSRDMALAKANAAIDRLESESFEDLNAIFAIEGECASAYFRAWQGLPVNWRGIVRRPVPQEWHAYNWRSSRATGKKAENRNASHPVNAMLNYAYAVKLAKLQLEAIADGYDPTIGIMHNSKRGSPAWALDMIELERASVDARILEFVADQRFAAADFILKKNGGCRLSPQLARMVASLA; encoded by the coding sequence ATGCGCGCTGACTTATCGAAGCGATCGGCATTCGCGGCTGATCTCATTCGCCGGAAAATCATTTCGAGCATCCCTACGCTTGAGGTTCACATCCCGCCTTCAAAATCGCGCGATATGGCGTTGGCAAAAGCAAATGCTGCTATTGATCGGTTGGAAAGCGAGAGCTTCGAAGATTTGAACGCCATATTCGCTATCGAGGGCGAATGCGCGTCAGCCTATTTTCGGGCTTGGCAGGGTTTGCCTGTGAATTGGAGAGGGATCGTGCGTCGTCCTGTTCCCCAAGAATGGCACGCTTACAATTGGCGAAGTTCTCGTGCCACTGGCAAGAAGGCCGAAAACCGAAACGCCTCACATCCTGTCAATGCCATGTTGAATTATGCCTATGCGGTGAAGCTAGCAAAGCTACAGCTTGAAGCCATCGCAGATGGGTATGATCCGACCATTGGCATTATGCACAATAGTAAGCGCGGAAGCCCTGCTTGGGCGCTCGATATGATTGAGCTTGAACGCGCCTCTGTCGATGCACGGATTTTGGAGTTTGTGGCGGATCAGAGGTTCGCGGCGGCAGACTTCATTCTGAAGAAGAATGGCGGTTGCAGGCTATCGCCTCAACTTGCGCGGATGGTTGCCTCGCTTGCTTAG
- a CDS encoding RNA methyltransferase, producing MPRREITSYSNPTIKALRSLREKKHRQRERRFLAEGLRLLTDARESGRVPEVLVMASKRDPHPLIDALEHAVEAAGGDVIETTPDILSKITGKDNPQAVAGAFAEWDTSLDRIDRNAAPIWLVAQALRDPGNLGTMLRTADAVGAGGLILIDDCADPFGVEAVRASMGAIFTQNLARARWEEFLPWLRQGPGQLVAASLREAVPYRGAPYASPCFVMVGNESQGLPEAYETACDLRVTMPMRGRADSLNAAVAAAVLAYEVLASLEG from the coding sequence ATGCCCCGTCGCGAGATCACCAGCTATTCCAACCCCACGATCAAGGCGCTGCGTTCGCTGCGGGAGAAGAAGCACCGCCAGCGCGAGCGGCGCTTCCTCGCCGAAGGGCTGCGCCTGCTGACCGATGCGCGCGAATCGGGCCGTGTGCCGGAAGTGCTGGTGATGGCCAGCAAGCGCGATCCCCATCCGCTGATCGACGCGTTGGAACACGCGGTGGAGGCGGCGGGCGGCGACGTGATCGAGACCACGCCCGACATTCTTTCCAAGATCACCGGCAAGGACAATCCGCAGGCCGTCGCGGGCGCGTTTGCCGAGTGGGATACCTCGCTCGACCGGATCGACCGAAATGCCGCGCCGATCTGGCTGGTCGCGCAGGCGCTGCGCGATCCCGGCAACCTGGGCACCATGCTGCGTACCGCCGATGCAGTGGGCGCAGGCGGGCTGATCCTGATCGACGATTGCGCCGATCCCTTCGGCGTGGAGGCCGTGCGCGCCAGCATGGGCGCGATCTTCACGCAAAATCTGGCGCGCGCGCGGTGGGAGGAATTCCTGCCATGGCTGCGTCAAGGACCGGGCCAGCTGGTCGCGGCAAGCCTTCGCGAGGCGGTACCCTATCGCGGCGCGCCCTACGCGAGCCCATGCTTCGTGATGGTCGGCAACGAATCGCAGGGCCTGCCCGAAGCCTACGAGACGGCGTGCGACCTGCGCGTGACCATGCCGATGCGCGGCCGGGCCGACAGCCTCAACGCGGCGGTGGCCGCAGCGGTGCTGGCCTACGAGGTGCTCGCCAGCCTCGAAGGATGA
- a CDS encoding HPr family phosphocarrier protein, with amino-acid sequence MSELRKTITIVNQRGLHARASAKLVEVTTRWPEATEIQVAKDGRAVDGRSILDLMMLGAARGDEIELIVAGEDAEAAMAEIAQLVETGFGEE; translated from the coding sequence ATGAGCGAGCTGCGCAAGACCATCACCATCGTCAACCAGCGCGGCCTGCACGCGCGGGCCAGCGCCAAGCTGGTCGAGGTGACCACCCGCTGGCCCGAGGCGACGGAGATCCAGGTCGCCAAGGACGGGCGCGCGGTCGACGGGCGTTCGATTCTCGACCTGATGATGCTGGGCGCGGCGCGCGGGGATGAGATCGAGCTGATCGTCGCGGGCGAGGATGCCGAGGCGGCGATGGCCGAGATCGCCCAGCTGGTCGAAACCGGTTTCGGCGAAGAGTAG
- a CDS encoding PTS sugar transporter subunit IIA, whose translation MIGLILVTHGQLAREFVAAMEHVVGPQDAISSVCIGPQDDAEECRAQIRDQIGEVDRGEGVIILTDLFGGTPSNLAISLLEEGRVEVIAGINLPMLIRLARAREAMPVAEAVRAARDAGRNYITIASEFLARPSDEIKAAGK comes from the coding sequence ATGATTGGCCTTATCCTGGTGACGCATGGACAGCTCGCGCGCGAATTCGTGGCAGCGATGGAGCATGTCGTCGGCCCGCAGGACGCGATCTCCTCGGTCTGCATCGGTCCACAGGACGATGCCGAGGAATGCCGCGCCCAGATTCGCGACCAGATCGGCGAGGTCGATCGCGGTGAAGGCGTGATCATCCTGACCGACCTGTTCGGCGGCACACCGTCCAACCTCGCGATCTCGCTGCTCGAGGAAGGGCGGGTCGAGGTGATCGCCGGGATCAACCTGCCGATGCTGATCCGGCTGGCGCGAGCACGCGAGGCGATGCCGGTGGCAGAGGCGGTGCGCGCGGCACGCGATGCGGGCCGCAACTACATCACCATCGCTTCGGAATTCCTCGCCCGGCCGAGCGACGAGATCAAGGCGGCGGGCAAATGA
- the rapZ gene encoding RNase adapter RapZ → MSEPQKLMLVTGMSGAGKTTTLRVLEDLGWEAVDNFPVRLLRPLVREVLAGEDRVPLAIGFDTRTRGFEPQTVISIVKSLQEREDLALSTLFIDCRSSELERRYNETRRRHPLAHGRTALDGILAERDLLEPLRRWADMLIDTSQLATNELQQFVRQNFGTDGAPQIAVTVSSFGFARGMPPLADLVFDMRFLDNPHWVEDLREQTGLDEDVANFLHQTDGFEDNFTRIRELLMDLLPRYGAQGKSYVHIAFGCTGGRHRSVYTAERMAAALRDAGYSPTISHRNLASRAIDTVEMQTA, encoded by the coding sequence ATGAGCGAACCGCAGAAACTGATGCTGGTCACCGGAATGTCCGGCGCGGGCAAGACGACGACCCTGCGCGTGCTGGAGGATCTCGGCTGGGAGGCGGTCGACAACTTCCCCGTCCGCCTGCTGCGCCCGCTGGTGCGCGAAGTGCTCGCCGGGGAAGACCGCGTGCCGCTGGCGATCGGGTTCGACACGCGCACCCGCGGGTTCGAGCCGCAAACCGTCATCTCAATCGTCAAGAGCCTGCAGGAACGCGAGGATCTGGCCCTCTCGACCCTGTTCATCGATTGCCGCAGCTCCGAGCTTGAGCGCCGTTACAACGAGACGCGCCGCCGCCATCCGCTGGCCCATGGCCGCACCGCGCTCGATGGCATTCTCGCCGAGCGCGATCTGCTCGAACCCCTACGCCGCTGGGCCGACATGTTGATCGACACCAGCCAGCTGGCGACCAACGAGCTGCAACAGTTCGTCCGCCAGAACTTCGGCACCGATGGCGCACCGCAAATCGCGGTGACCGTGTCCAGCTTCGGCTTCGCCCGGGGGATGCCGCCGCTGGCCGATCTGGTGTTCGACATGCGCTTCCTCGACAATCCGCACTGGGTCGAGGATCTGCGCGAGCAGACCGGGCTGGACGAGGATGTCGCCAACTTCCTCCACCAGACCGACGGATTCGAGGACAACTTCACCCGCATCCGAGAGCTGCTGATGGACCTGCTGCCCCGATACGGCGCGCAGGGCAAAAGCTATGTCCACATCGCATTCGGCTGCACCGGGGGGCGTCACCGGTCGGTCTACACGGCGGAGCGGATGGCCGCTGCGCTGCGCGATGCGGGCTATTCGCCCACGATCAGCCACCGCAATCTGGCGAGCCGGGCGATCGATACTGTGGAAATGCAGACCGCATGA
- a CDS encoding stimulus-sensing domain-containing protein: MADRVRVRRIPRPLEGGGVFSRLSLTARILAVNILPLLLLGGGIVYLDSYRAQLLDERYKLARIEAQITAEALAGATRARQDALLLQIGKEQDMRLRLFDPEGKLIADSFELGEPTFTLDDPTDDPFELRFARFLDQIVDTVVSAQPVPRYNEPESNNADSWPELQRARELGISQIELRQAADRTPVITAAAPVGLQGTTLLTTRNAVDITESVRRARSTLGTGVFVTLAASILLSLFLARTIVTPLQTLSKAAQRVRLGREREVQVPRLPDRRDEIGMLARAVADMTDALRHRIDAVEHFAADVAHEIKNPLASLRSATESLGTVEDPALRAQLLDIAIHDVRRIDRLVTEISDASRIDAEMSRATFSMVDLTVLVGNIIERRRNRGLDQGCDIAFEHPRGSARVVGVPERLERVVDNLVDNAVSFSPAGGTIRIVIARQDDTLSLMVMDSGPGIPPEARDKIFERFHSDRPEKEDFGHHSGLGLAIARTIAEAHEGTMRAADRPDGEPGACLVLTLPLAPEDDSPTG; this comes from the coding sequence ATGGCTGACCGCGTCCGCGTGCGCCGCATCCCGCGCCCGCTGGAAGGCGGCGGCGTGTTCTCGCGCCTGTCGCTCACCGCGCGCATCCTCGCGGTCAACATCCTCCCGCTGCTGCTGCTGGGCGGCGGGATCGTCTACCTCGATTCCTACCGCGCCCAGCTGCTGGACGAACGCTACAAGCTCGCCCGGATCGAGGCGCAGATCACTGCCGAGGCGCTGGCCGGGGCGACCCGCGCGCGGCAGGACGCGCTGCTGCTCCAAATCGGCAAGGAACAGGACATGCGGCTGCGCCTGTTCGATCCCGAGGGCAAACTGATCGCCGACAGTTTCGAACTGGGCGAGCCGACCTTCACCCTCGACGATCCAACCGACGACCCGTTCGAGCTGCGCTTCGCCCGTTTCCTCGACCAAATCGTGGACACGGTTGTCAGCGCGCAGCCGGTGCCCCGCTATAACGAACCCGAATCGAACAATGCCGATTCCTGGCCCGAACTGCAGCGCGCCCGCGAACTCGGCATCTCGCAGATCGAGCTGCGTCAGGCTGCGGACCGCACGCCCGTCATCACCGCAGCCGCTCCGGTGGGATTGCAGGGCACCACGCTGCTGACCACCCGCAACGCGGTCGACATTACCGAATCGGTCCGCCGGGCACGCTCCACCCTGGGCACGGGCGTGTTCGTGACGCTGGCGGCATCGATTTTGCTCTCCCTGTTCCTCGCGCGGACGATCGTGACGCCACTGCAAACCCTCTCCAAGGCGGCCCAGCGCGTCCGGCTGGGGCGCGAGCGCGAGGTGCAGGTGCCGCGCCTGCCCGACCGGCGCGACGAGATCGGAATGCTCGCCCGCGCGGTGGCAGACATGACCGACGCGCTGCGCCACCGGATCGACGCGGTCGAGCATTTCGCGGCCGACGTGGCGCATGAGATCAAGAACCCGCTCGCTAGCTTGCGTAGCGCGACCGAGTCGCTCGGCACGGTGGAAGACCCTGCCCTACGCGCCCAGCTACTCGACATCGCGATCCACGATGTCCGCCGGATCGACCGGCTGGTGACCGAGATTTCCGACGCCAGCCGGATCGATGCCGAAATGTCGCGCGCGACCTTCTCCATGGTCGATCTGACCGTGCTGGTCGGCAATATCATCGAGCGGCGGCGCAATCGCGGGCTCGACCAGGGGTGCGACATCGCTTTCGAACATCCTCGCGGCAGCGCCCGCGTGGTCGGCGTACCCGAACGGCTGGAACGGGTGGTCGACAATCTGGTCGACAATGCGGTCTCCTTCTCGCCCGCAGGCGGCACGATCCGGATCGTTATCGCGCGGCAGGACGACACGCTGTCGCTGATGGTGATGGATTCGGGTCCCGGGATCCCACCCGAAGCCCGTGACAAGATCTTCGAGCGATTCCATTCCGACCGGCCCGAAAAAGAAGATTTCGGCCATCACAGCGGCTTGGGCCTCGCCATCGCGCGGACCATCGCCGAAGCGCACGAAGGGACGATGCGCGCAGCCGATCGGCCCGATGGTGAACCCGGCGCCTGTCTGGTCCTGACGCTCCCCCTCGCGCCGGAGGATGACTCGCCGACTGGCTAG
- a CDS encoding response regulator transcription factor, with amino-acid sequence MDPQTHPSETHSGASAPATAAGGRRVVALVDDDRNILTTVSIALQAEGFETRVYSDGETALRALTDNPPDLAVFDIKMPRMDGMELLAKLRERSALPVIFLTSKDDERDEEAGFQMGADDYISKPFSLRLLVARIRAILRRSGLEDAAPEGSADSRLSEARASFTRGRLTMDPARHQVTWDGKPVSLTVTEFLLLEALAHRPGVIKSRNQLMDAAYPDDVFVDDRTVDSHIKRMRRKFRQVDSSFGAIETLYGAGYSFSDG; translated from the coding sequence ATGGACCCGCAGACACATCCCAGCGAAACGCACAGCGGCGCATCCGCCCCCGCCACCGCGGCCGGAGGGCGCCGGGTCGTCGCGCTGGTCGACGATGATCGCAATATCCTGACCACGGTCTCGATCGCGTTGCAGGCCGAAGGGTTCGAAACGCGCGTCTATTCCGATGGCGAGACTGCGCTGCGCGCGCTGACCGACAATCCCCCCGACCTTGCCGTGTTCGACATCAAGATGCCGCGCATGGACGGGATGGAACTGCTCGCCAAGCTGCGCGAACGATCCGCCCTCCCGGTCATCTTCCTGACCAGCAAGGATGACGAGCGGGACGAGGAAGCCGGCTTCCAAATGGGCGCGGACGATTACATCTCCAAACCGTTCTCGCTGCGCCTGCTGGTCGCCCGCATCCGCGCGATCCTGCGTCGCAGCGGGCTGGAAGACGCCGCGCCGGAGGGCAGCGCCGACAGCCGGCTGAGCGAGGCGCGCGCCAGCTTCACCCGCGGGCGACTGACGATGGACCCGGCCCGCCATCAGGTGACGTGGGACGGCAAGCCGGTCTCGCTGACCGTGACCGAGTTCCTGCTGCTCGAAGCGCTCGCCCACCGTCCCGGTGTCATCAAGAGCCGCAACCAGCTGATGGATGCCGCCTATCCGGACGACGTCTTCGTCGACGACCGGACGGTGGACAGCCATATCAAGCGCATGCGCAGGAAATTCCGCCAAGTCGATTCGAGCTTCGGCGCGATCGAGACGCTGTACGGGGCCGGCTATAGCTTCAGCGATGGCTGA